The genome window CACCTATGTGTTCCCCAACCGGCCGCGCGATCGTGAGGTGCTGGAGTGGGCCCAGCGCGCGCGCCCCAGGGACGCCTCGGCCCGCTACCTGCTGGGGATGCTCGCCATGCAGCGCGGCGACGTGCGCGACGCGTCGGCGATGTGGAGCAGCGTGCTCGCGGCACGTCCGACGGGGGTCCCGGCACTGCATCGGAATCTCGTCCAGGCATTGCTCCTGACGGGTGCGGATCCGGCGAGCGTCGTCGCCGTGTCGGCCGAAGCGACGCGGGCCGAGCCCTCCAACCCCGAGGTGTGGGTCATCCACGACTCGCTCATGGCCCGGACCGGGAAGAGCGCCACTGAGCGTGCGGCGCAACTCGACCGCTACCCCGACAAGCCGGGGATGCCGACCGCGCTCGTCTATCGTTATGCACGCCTCCTTGCCGCGGCCGGTCGCTTCGACGACGCCGAGGCGCTCTTCGCCGATCGATTCTTCTCGCGCGTGGAAGGGGGGACGAACCCGCGCGGCGTCTGGCTCGAGGTGCGCGTGGCGCGCGCCGAGGCGCTGGCGCGGGCAGGGAAGTGCAGCGACGCTCGGCGTGTTCTGACCTCACTCGCCCGCCCAGTCGCACGCCGAGCCTTCACCAACGACGGCATGCGAGAACAGCTCGCGAAGCCCCCCATCGCCGCGCGCGTGAAGTCCATCGAGCAGCGCTGCGCACCGTCATGACAAACGAAAGAGGGCCGCATCCCCGATGCGGCCCTCTCTCGTCTCCCGTCTCCCGATCCTACTTCTTCACCGGCGTGTCCTTCGGCGCGATGTCGAGCGGGACCGCGGGCTTCACGTCACCCTGCAGTGGCGTGGGCGCCTGCTGCTGCAGCGCATCGAAGTTGAAGAAGTCGGCGATGCGCGTGGCCTGTGCCACCTGCTTCGCCCCCTCGAGCGCCTTCGCCGCACCCGCTTCGTCACCCGACGCGCTCAGCACGTCGTGCATCATGAAGCCGGTGGAGACGTAGAGCGCCGGAATGCCGACCGACGCCTTGTCGGGCCAGCCGCCCTTGGCGACGAACGACGCCTGCCCCTGGAAGACGTCCTGCCAGAGCGTCCGTGAGCGCTGCACGTCGACCCACCCCTCGCCCGGCACCATGAGCGTGTCGCGCGAGGCGAGCGGGGCGTGGTTCAGCAGACGTCGCGCGAGGCCCTGCGTGATCAGGTACTCTTCCAGCCCCAGTTCGCGACCGTAGCTCCCCGCCGTGCGCGAGAAGTAGATGGGGCGCCCCGGGTTGTCCTTGATCATCTGCAGCACGAAGTAGTCCGCACGCGTCAGCACGCGCGGCGGAATCTTCGTGCGCAGCCCGTAGCCCTCGAAGACGACCGTGTCGGGGAGCTCGAAGTACAGCGGGATCGAGTCCGCCTGCTGCAACGTCATCTTGACCGGCGGCCCCGACGGCTTGGTCCAGGTCCCGCCCTTGTACAGCGCCGGCGCCTTGGCCGCCTCGAAGTCGCGCACCGGGTTGCGGATGATCTGCCGCGTGTACCAGTCGGTGTTGAGCAGCGACGTGTTGGCGACGATCACGTCCTTGCGGATCCCCTCCACCTCCTGCGCATACCACAGCGGGAAGGTGTCGTTGTCGCCGACGGTCACCAGGATGCCGTACGGCTCCACCGAGTTGAGGAGGTCATGCGCGAACTTGGCCGTCGTCTCGTCGCCATGGCGCGTGGAGGCGTTCCAGTTCCCCACGAGGGGGAAGAAGGCCAGCCCCAGCACCGGCGTCGCCAGCAACCAGCTCCGCTTGCGCGGCAGGTCGAGTGTTTCCTTGCCCACCTTGACCGACTCGCTGCCTAACAACGCGGCGATCGACTCCCAGACGAAGGCGAGCCCCAGCGCCGCCCATACCGACCACGCCGAGAAACTCCAGAGATAGAAGTAGTCTCGATCGCGCACCTCGCGTTCGACCGAATCGCCGAGTTCGGGTGCTTGCGAGTAGCCGTACCTGAAGTTGAGGTACTTGATGAGCGCCAGCGTCATCGTGAACATCAGCGGCCCGAAGAACCAGAACGACTGCCGGTCGCGCTTCCAGTGCACCCAGCCTCCAAAGAGGCCGAGCACCAGGTAGAGCGCCGCCAGCACCGCCTGCATCGTCTGGTGCTCGTTGTACGGGTCACGCCACCACTGCCACTTGAAGTACATCCAGTACATCGAGACCTGCGCCGGATACACGCGGCTCGGGTCGTTGGGATCGGGGGCGCCGTACTGCCCGCGATTGAAGTTGTAGACGAAACGCTCCCACGTGACCTTGTCGAAGGTGCACGCCGCCGTGATCTCCGTGGTGCACGCCGTCGGTTCGCCCTCGGCGATGGCGGGGAAGTGCGCCGCGCGAATGGGCTGCGTGGCAAACGGCGTCATGCCGAAGAGCACCGCGCCCACGCAGGCGAGGATGAGCTTCCAGCGCAGGATCGACTTGGGGCGGCGCACCATGACCGCAAAGGCCACCGCCGGCGCGGCCAGGAAGCCCGCCATGTGGTTGGCGAAGCCGAGGCCGAGCAGGTAGGCAATGAGGACGAGGAGCTTGTCCGCCTTGGGGCCGTCCGGATCATCGCACCAGCGCACCGTGAGCCAGGCCACGAGTGCAACGCCGATGAGCGCGACCGTGTACACCTTCTCGTTCACCACCGACTGCGACCAGACCGTGAAGGCCGTCGCCCCGATCAGCGCCGCCAGCCCGCCCCCGACGATGCGCTGCCACCGCTCGGCGAACCAGCTGACCAGCACCCGCTCGGTGATGAGGAACCACATCGCCGCCGACGAGGCGCTGCACAGCGCGGCGAGGATGTTCACCTTCATCGCCACGCTGCCGCCGATCGGGAGGATCGAGAAGACGCGTCCGAGCAGGACGAAGAACGGGTTGCCCGGCGGGTGTGGAAGCCCGAGGATGTACGCCGCCGCGATGTACTCGCTCGTGTCCCACATGGCCGTCGAGGGGCCGAGCGTGATCATGTAGAGCGTGAATACCAGGGCGCCGGCGATTGCCGCGGCCAGGTATGACGGTCGGTAGTCGAGCTCGGTCTGGGACATTTCGCGGGAAAGACGGGAAGAAACGAGCGAAGCGAGCACCCCGGCGCACGCTGGGGTCCAGCGGTTCTGCAGAAGCCGGGCGACTGCCGTCCCCCCGGTCTTGGGCACTCGGACCGGGGCTAACGTTGCCGGGCTGGGCCCGGGCGGACGCCCTTTTTGCAACCGCGAAGGATACCCTCCGGCCCCCGGGCGTGGAAGCTGGGCCCTGGGCCGCGGCGAACCTGTCGGGGGCTGCCGGAGACGCCAGGTCCGTCGTCGAGCGACGCTCGGGGGTACACCCGAGCGCGTTGGCGAAAGCGCGGCCAGTCGGTGTGCGCGCCTCGCAGAACCTGGCGTGCTCCCGGTGCAAGTCGAGGCGTTGGCCGACAATCCCGACCCGGCTACTGCCCGGTCGTGCATGAGCGTGCGTCGCGCAAACCCGCGAACGGGCAGTCTCGATCGGGGTGGTGGAAGGGGCGAAGCCGAGCGCGCTGCGATGGTCGGCCGACCGAACCGCACCGCGCTCCGTCGCCTCGGCGGGACACGGGCGATTCGCATCGGAGGCGCGGGAACGTGGCGCGAAACATGGCGTCGCGAGCGCCGGTGTTCCGCTCCATGGCGTGCTGCGCGAGCGGATGCACGTGTAAGTCGAGCGGCTCGCTATCCGGCGTGAGGGAGATGAAGCGGCGCGCCATCGCGCGGCTGACGAGGAACGTGGGCTCACGGAGCGTCTGCAGTGCCTGCGGGCCCGGAGCGGCGTGGCACCGTCTCCCTTCTATGTATGCTAGTGGCCTCGATGGAAGAGACAACGCACGCGCGCCTCGTTGCATGTGCGTGGCGGTGTTTCGGTCGATGCGCGCTGCCGCGGCCAACGCCGCGAAGCCTCCTGACCACGCCGCCCGGTCCGTCGGCGACGCTGCGTCGCCTCCTGACAACTGCGCATCGTGCATCGACAACGCCGCCACGTCACGTGGAAAGTGCGCGATGGTGCCTGACATCGTCGCGCGATCGCGTGGACGCGTCGCGCGGTCGCTCATGTGCTTCGCGACGTGATCTGGCAGTTGCGCGCGATCGCCTCTGTTGTTCGACCCGTCGTTGGTGCGCTGCGTGTCACCGCTTGTGCGCTGCGCTTCGCCGCTTGTGCGTTGCGCTTCGCCGTTTGTGCGCCCAGTACGCTGACCTGTCCGCGCCGCGCGGTCACCAGTGCACGTCGGTGCGTCGTCTCGTCGTGCCGCGCGGACGTTGCGTCGCGCCGCGACGTCGCCTCGATGGGCCGCGCGGTCGCCTGTGCGATGCGTTGCGCGGGTTGTCAGCCTCGACGGGTCGTTTGTGCACCTCGCGTTGTCGCCTGGCCCGAGCGCGTGGTCACCTGTCCGCTCCTCGACGTCGTCTGTGCGCGTCGTGCGGTGACCTGTCACGCGCGACGCCTCGCGTGTGCGCGCCGCCTTGTCGCCTGCGCGCGCCGTGTCGTCGCCTGTGCGTGCCGCGGGGACGCCTGAACGCGCTGCGACGTCGGTTGGTCGCGCCGCGACGTTGGCTCGTCGCGCTGTGACATCACCTGTGCAAGGTGTGCCGTCTATGGGACGCGTCGCGTGATGCCCTGGACACGCCGCTCGATCGCCTGTTCGCGCCGTGTTGTCTCGTGGTCGCGTCGCGTCGTCGCTTGTACGCCCCGCGACGTCGCGTATGCGCGCCGCGACGTTGTCTTGTCGGACTGCGCGATGGCCTGTGCAGAGCGTGCGATTCTCTTTCCCGCCCGTGGCGGCGCGCGCGAGCGCGTTGCCCTGGATGCGGCGATTCTCGTCGGACTTCGCGATGACACACCCCTCTACTATCCCCCCCGGACAGGCGCGTTCGTCAAGAGAGAAGGGGAGTGCCAGAGCGTGTTACGATCCCGATCGGATTTTCACGCCGCGGGAGGTGCCCACGCTCCACCCACACACCGCGTGCAGGAAGCCGAGACCACTTCTGGCCAGGTCGGGGAGCTTCCATCCCCGAATCGCCTGCGCGACCACCGAGCCAACCCGGGTGAAACGGGGGCGCTGCTGCGTGCTGCTGGCGACCGGGACGAGGAGCAACGTGAGGGAGAGCGTGCGCACCACGGCGACTGGGGGGCGGGGTACGGAACGAGGGCAGGATATGGTGCCGCGTCACCACGCGTCCCGCTGCTCCTCCGCATCCATCCCGTGCACGCCCGCCGCACCGTCCTCGGGTGCGGCGCCGCCGCCGTCTTCGCGCCGATGGTCACCCTTGCGGCGTGCGCTACGTAGAGAGCGCTCGCCGTCGAGTATCCCCGTCCCGCGCCACGCGGGACGTTCGGCGCGCGCGGCGGTCCCACCGCATCCCCGAGGGAAGGTCGGCCGAGCTCGACTTGGTCTTCTCTCCCGGAGAGGGGGTGCGCGCTCGGTCGATCACCTGCGTGTGACCGCCTGGGAGCGACGCAGCATCCATCCGTACAGCCAGACAATTGCGCCGACAAAGCCCAGGATCCCCAGCCATGGCGCGAGCGCAAAGTCGTGCGCGACGATGCCGATGGGAGCGTCGGAGGAGAGCGCCACGATGAGTCCCGCGTTGAGCACCCCCCACAGACTCTCTCCCACGATCAGCCCCGACGCCACCAGCGTGCCCAGTCGCTCGGCGCGCTGCGGGTTGGGCATCGTCTTGGTACGACCGTCGTACCAATGTGACACGAGCGCTCCGACGACGACGGCGAAGGTCGCCGACATCGGCAGGTAGATCCCGAGCCCCACGGCGAGCGGCGGAATGCGGAGCTTCTTCATGGCGCCGAGCGCGGAGTCGAGCAGGATGAGTCCAACGCCCAGCAACATCCCGATCCCGATCATCGTCCACTGCAGCGTCCCGCCAATCACACCTTGCGCGAGTGCCGAGATGAGCGTGGCCTGCGGGGCGGGGAGCGGGTTGGGCGCGACGACACCGACATTGGCCGCACCGGCAAAGCCATAGGCCCGGGCCAGCAGGTTGAGGACGAACGGAATCACCGCAGCCCCCGCGATCACGCCGACGATCAGCGCGATCTGCTGCCGCATGGGCGAGGCGCCGACGAGTTGCCCCGTCTTGAGGTCCTGCAGATTGTCGTTGGAGATCGTGGCGCAGGCGAAGATGATCGACGTCACGAACAGCGCGAAGGCGACCAGCGCCGGCGACGACTCCGCCGTCGCGGGGACGACCATCGCCACCAGCGACGCACAGGCGACGATCGAGAGGATCCCCACGCCCGAGATCGGCGAATTGGACGCCCCGATGAGCCCCGCCATGTAGCCGCAGATCCCGGCGATCACGAAGCCCACGACGAGCACCAGCGGGGCCGCCACCAGCGTGAGGGCGAGCGCACTCGAGGCGAGCACGGTGGAGCTGGCAAAGCTCCACGCGAGCCACGCGGCGATCGCCACACAGATCGCGGTAAGCCCGATGATCCACGGCGGCGAGATGTCGCGTTCGGTGTCGGGCACCGCCGCGGTGGAGCGCGAAGGGGTGAGCGTGGTGATGAGTCCCCCCACTACCGGCTTCGTCAGTCGGGCGAGCGTGTAGATCGCCGCGACGGCAATGGCACCAGCGCCGATGAAGCGCACCTGCCGGCTCCAGATCACCCCGGTGTGCGCCGCGAGCTCCACCCCTTCGGCGATCGGTGTGATCGACGTGAGCCACGGCACCGCCACCCCCCACGCGATGATGAGCCCCGTGAGCATCGCCATCCCTACGGAGAGTCCGACCAGGTGTCCCGCCCCCAACAGCGCGAGCGACCAGGCGACGCTGTATCCCGACGACGCCGTTGCGCCAAGCCTGAAGAATCCCGCCAGTTCGGCCGAGGCGATGCGCGTGGCCGCGATCACGGCCAAACCGCCGGAAGCAACTGCGCCGAGTACCACCGCCCGCAGCCCTTCTTTGGACTCACCGGCGTCGTCGCCAAGCTCCCCGCGCGTCCCTGATCCCACTTTGAGCACTTCGGCCG of Gemmatimonadota bacterium contains these proteins:
- a CDS encoding DUF2723 domain-containing protein, with the protein product MSQTELDYRPSYLAAAIAGALVFTLYMITLGPSTAMWDTSEYIAAAYILGLPHPPGNPFFVLLGRVFSILPIGGSVAMKVNILAALCSASSAAMWFLITERVLVSWFAERWQRIVGGGLAALIGATAFTVWSQSVVNEKVYTVALIGVALVAWLTVRWCDDPDGPKADKLLVLIAYLLGLGFANHMAGFLAAPAVAFAVMVRRPKSILRWKLILACVGAVLFGMTPFATQPIRAAHFPAIAEGEPTACTTEITAACTFDKVTWERFVYNFNRGQYGAPDPNDPSRVYPAQVSMYWMYFKWQWWRDPYNEHQTMQAVLAALYLVLGLFGGWVHWKRDRQSFWFFGPLMFTMTLALIKYLNFRYGYSQAPELGDSVEREVRDRDYFYLWSFSAWSVWAALGLAFVWESIAALLGSESVKVGKETLDLPRKRSWLLATPVLGLAFFPLVGNWNASTRHGDETTAKFAHDLLNSVEPYGILVTVGDNDTFPLWYAQEVEGIRKDVIVANTSLLNTDWYTRQIIRNPVRDFEAAKAPALYKGGTWTKPSGPPVKMTLQQADSIPLYFELPDTVVFEGYGLRTKIPPRVLTRADYFVLQMIKDNPGRPIYFSRTAGSYGRELGLEEYLITQGLARRLLNHAPLASRDTLMVPGEGWVDVQRSRTLWQDVFQGQASFVAKGGWPDKASVGIPALYVSTGFMMHDVLSASGDEAGAAKALEGAKQVAQATRIADFFNFDALQQQAPTPLQGDVKPAVPLDIAPKDTPVKK
- a CDS encoding oligopeptide transporter, OPT family, whose amino-acid sequence is MAPKELTARALILGVLLTFVFTAANVYLGLKVGLTFASSIPAAVISMAILSAVKNSSILENNIVQTVASAAGTLSAIIFVLPGLVIVGWWTGFPFWQSFLICVSGGVLGVLFTIPLRRALVTTSDLPYPEGVAAAEVLKVGSGTRGELGDDAGESKEGLRAVVLGAVASGGLAVIAATRIASAELAGFFRLGATASSGYSVAWSLALLGAGHLVGLSVGMAMLTGLIIAWGVAVPWLTSITPIAEGVELAAHTGVIWSRQVRFIGAGAIAVAAIYTLARLTKPVVGGLITTLTPSRSTAAVPDTERDISPPWIIGLTAICVAIAAWLAWSFASSTVLASSALALTLVAAPLVLVVGFVIAGICGYMAGLIGASNSPISGVGILSIVACASLVAMVVPATAESSPALVAFALFVTSIIFACATISNDNLQDLKTGQLVGASPMRQQIALIVGVIAGAAVIPFVLNLLARAYGFAGAANVGVVAPNPLPAPQATLISALAQGVIGGTLQWTMIGIGMLLGVGLILLDSALGAMKKLRIPPLAVGLGIYLPMSATFAVVVGALVSHWYDGRTKTMPNPQRAERLGTLVASGLIVGESLWGVLNAGLIVALSSDAPIGIVAHDFALAPWLGILGFVGAIVWLYGWMLRRSQAVTRR